One part of the Candidatus Eremiobacterota bacterium genome encodes these proteins:
- a CDS encoding HNH endonuclease has product MKIMTPGLAPGPLAAQVESITLAEFLSMMSFLRGCSRIAAVLVTILIVAPGFERATRAAPSCAYPRCPLPNYTRGDVLTTSKSVVCNRSTKVVRNVPPALKQQIFAEYHINAPQFVAFEDLVQPGAPLNGARLMVENELAESHIDPNAPGSPGPSGAQYEIDHFIPLELGGSNDPENLWPQSYVIPWGAHVKDALENKLHRMVCAGQISLTNAQAAIKTNWLQAYDKYVAGGG; this is encoded by the coding sequence ATGAAGATCATGACACCGGGCCTCGCTCCGGGACCCCTGGCAGCCCAGGTAGAGAGCATAACCTTGGCGGAATTCCTCAGTATGATGAGCTTCCTTCGCGGCTGCTCGCGAATCGCGGCAGTCCTGGTCACAATTCTTATTGTGGCCCCCGGGTTCGAGCGCGCGACGCGCGCGGCGCCGTCGTGCGCCTATCCGAGGTGTCCGTTGCCGAACTACACGCGTGGGGACGTGCTGACAACCTCGAAGTCCGTCGTGTGCAACAGGTCGACGAAAGTAGTCCGCAACGTACCGCCGGCTCTCAAGCAACAGATTTTCGCGGAGTATCACATCAACGCGCCACAGTTCGTCGCCTTTGAAGACCTTGTGCAGCCTGGAGCGCCGCTCAACGGGGCCCGTCTCATGGTCGAGAATGAACTTGCCGAGTCGCACATTGACCCAAACGCCCCGGGCAGCCCGGGCCCGAGCGGCGCTCAGTACGAGATCGACCACTTCATTCCCCTGGAGCTCGGCGGCAGTAACGATCCAGAGAATCTGTGGCCGCAGTCGTACGTGATACCTTGGGGAGCCCACGTCAAGGACGCTCTTGAGAACAAGCTGCACCGAATGGTCTGCGCGGGACAAATCTCGTTGACTAACGCACAGGCCGCCATAAAAACGAATTGGTTGCAGGCGTACGACAAGTACGTCGCCGGTGGAGGCTAG
- a CDS encoding type II secretion system protein GspD, with the protein MRFLMIAVLSALLAAPAAAQGERFTLEARDTDLADVIRLLGARSGQNVVADGSVKPQRVTLRLKDVSFDEALATLASAYGLQTHRDGRVILIGDAVSMNRRYPDDVTPGGTQTAVFVLQHARPDDLVASLQNALPQGTVVVGDKRTGALIVTGSGSTIARARRLVAAFDAPAYGAGGTVATEAVQLHNLRASEAVKTLRGSVPDGALFADDRQNVVVVSGNGELQTTVRTLLRQLDAPGRQVMIEVRVADVQPVNDTTNVGVQFGGAGYGAGALGQFPYTLTKSSITVNAQIDALIQRGHASILAQPRIATLNNREASLLIGEQYPVVTVNQQTGFPSVQTIDVGVRLRLTPTIGADGTITADLHPEYSQIIGFNNSFPIVANRKVDATLRVRDGETIVLGGLFQDVDSETVTKFPVLGDLPVLGGFFRNRQTSHNKDEVVFFITPHVLDAR; encoded by the coding sequence GTGAGATTTCTTATGATTGCCGTGCTCAGTGCGCTGCTCGCTGCGCCGGCCGCCGCGCAAGGCGAGCGCTTCACGCTCGAAGCGCGTGACACGGATCTGGCGGACGTCATCCGGCTGCTGGGCGCGCGGTCGGGGCAGAACGTCGTTGCGGACGGCTCCGTCAAGCCGCAGCGCGTCACGCTGCGGCTCAAAGACGTCTCGTTCGACGAAGCGCTCGCGACGCTGGCGAGCGCCTACGGGCTGCAGACGCACCGTGACGGCCGGGTCATCCTCATCGGCGATGCGGTTTCGATGAACCGCCGGTACCCCGACGACGTCACGCCCGGCGGAACGCAGACCGCGGTCTTCGTACTGCAGCACGCCCGGCCCGACGACCTCGTCGCTTCGCTGCAAAACGCGCTGCCGCAAGGAACCGTCGTCGTCGGCGACAAGCGCACCGGGGCGCTGATCGTCACCGGCAGCGGCTCGACGATCGCGCGCGCCCGCCGTCTGGTCGCCGCGTTCGACGCGCCGGCATACGGCGCGGGCGGCACCGTCGCGACCGAGGCGGTTCAACTGCACAACCTGCGCGCGAGCGAGGCGGTCAAGACGCTGCGTGGCAGCGTCCCGGACGGCGCGCTCTTCGCCGACGACCGCCAGAACGTCGTGGTGGTGAGCGGGAACGGCGAGCTGCAGACCACCGTCCGCACGCTGCTGCGCCAGCTCGACGCGCCCGGTCGCCAAGTGATGATCGAAGTCCGCGTCGCCGACGTCCAGCCGGTGAACGACACGACCAACGTCGGCGTGCAGTTCGGCGGCGCCGGCTACGGCGCCGGCGCGCTGGGGCAGTTTCCGTACACGCTCACCAAGAGCTCGATAACGGTGAACGCGCAGATCGACGCGCTGATCCAGCGCGGCCACGCCTCGATCCTCGCCCAGCCGCGCATCGCGACGCTGAACAACCGCGAGGCCTCGCTGCTGATCGGCGAACAGTATCCGGTCGTCACGGTGAACCAGCAGACCGGCTTCCCCAGCGTGCAGACGATCGACGTCGGCGTGCGCCTGCGCCTCACGCCGACGATCGGCGCCGACGGCACCATCACGGCGGATCTCCATCCCGAATATTCTCAAATAATCGGCTTCAACAACAGTTTCCCGATCGTCGCGAACCGCAAGGTCGACGCGACGCTGCGCGTGCGCGACGGCGAGACGATCGTGCTCGGCGGTCTCTTCCAGGACGTCGACTCCGAAACGGTCACGAAGTTCCCGGTCCTCGGCGACCTGCCGGTCCTGGGCGGCTTCTTCCGCAACCGCCAAACCTCACACAACAAGGACGAAGTCGTCTTCTTCATCACCCCGCACGTCTTGGACGCCCGCTAG
- a CDS encoding PilN domain-containing protein → MRRINYLLSWSERSIGIALPSRISPALRIPVIALAAATGLVALLWTVQTTRLRAAERDGTVYANRLAAVDVAVARVRVLERDVAQLRSLSERVGQIRRSGDAQASEFAALGNRLPDGVWLTSVRADRGALALEGRSARLGAVGTAMDALAGLPGYSGARLIAVRAEPARSGVTYSLELDRSK, encoded by the coding sequence GTGAGGCGGATCAACTACCTGCTGAGCTGGAGCGAACGCTCCATCGGCATCGCTCTGCCCAGCCGCATCTCGCCGGCGCTGCGCATTCCGGTTATCGCGCTCGCAGCCGCGACGGGGCTCGTCGCCTTGCTATGGACGGTGCAAACGACGCGTTTGCGAGCGGCCGAACGGGACGGAACCGTGTATGCGAACCGGCTCGCCGCCGTCGACGTGGCCGTCGCACGGGTGCGCGTTCTCGAGCGCGACGTCGCGCAGCTGCGCTCCTTGAGTGAGCGCGTTGGACAGATCCGGCGCTCCGGCGATGCGCAGGCGAGCGAGTTCGCCGCGCTCGGAAACCGGCTTCCGGACGGCGTGTGGTTGACTTCGGTGCGCGCCGACCGCGGTGCGCTCGCGCTCGAAGGGCGCAGTGCCCGGCTCGGCGCGGTCGGCACGGCGATGGACGCGCTCGCGGGACTCCCCGGCTATTCCGGAGCGCGTCTCATCGCCGTGCGCGCGGAGCCCGCGCGGTCGGGCGTCACGTATTCGCTCGAGCTGGACCGAAGCAAATGA
- the pilM gene encoding pilus assembly protein PilM: MNLTNAFTPRSRARRTATLPLGIDIGAARTRVALVELDNAGAPRLVAVAARPSGDDAAGAIVEAREELGSRERRCVLAVAAPDALLRTAAFPAMSSADRARAARFEAARFVSFPLEQASVRVVPADADRSVIGIARRTALESRTAAATRAGLRAVAVDDAAFALLRAFPSADAVVDVGETTTALVVRSEPLPSIKTFPLGGRAFTAAIVASLGLDEAAAEQRKRSIGMAGAGDYAREALVEQLASALIEHRASARAELRTIVLTGNGARLPGLADALERAVAIPVRLGAITDTSQSLPADVVRAASPDWALAYGLALWSCAA, encoded by the coding sequence GTGAACCTGACAAATGCTTTCACGCCGCGTTCGCGAGCGAGACGCACCGCGACGCTGCCGCTCGGAATCGACATCGGCGCGGCGCGAACGCGCGTCGCTCTCGTAGAGCTCGACAACGCCGGAGCGCCGCGGCTCGTCGCCGTCGCCGCCCGTCCGAGCGGCGACGATGCGGCAGGCGCGATCGTCGAGGCCCGCGAGGAGCTCGGCAGCCGGGAGCGCCGCTGCGTCCTGGCGGTCGCCGCGCCGGACGCATTGCTGCGAACCGCCGCCTTTCCGGCGATGAGTTCCGCCGACCGCGCTCGAGCGGCGCGCTTCGAAGCGGCTCGGTTCGTGTCGTTTCCGCTGGAACAAGCTTCCGTGCGCGTCGTGCCGGCCGACGCTGATCGCAGCGTGATCGGCATCGCGCGCCGCACCGCGCTCGAGTCGCGCACCGCCGCTGCGACACGGGCAGGCTTGCGCGCCGTCGCAGTCGACGACGCCGCGTTCGCGCTGCTGCGGGCGTTTCCGTCGGCCGACGCCGTCGTCGACGTCGGCGAGACCACCACGGCGCTCGTCGTGCGCAGCGAGCCGCTTCCGTCGATCAAAACGTTTCCGCTCGGCGGTCGCGCGTTCACGGCGGCGATCGTCGCCTCGCTCGGACTCGACGAAGCCGCGGCCGAGCAACGCAAACGCAGCATCGGCATGGCCGGCGCGGGAGACTATGCGCGCGAGGCGCTCGTCGAACAGCTCGCCTCCGCGCTGATCGAGCACCGGGCCAGCGCACGCGCCGAGCTGCGGACGATCGTGCTGACCGGTAACGGCGCGCGGCTTCCCGGACTTGCGGATGCGCTGGAGCGCGCGGTCGCGATCCCGGTTCGGCTGGGCGCGATCACGGACACTTCGCAGTCGTTGCCGGCCGACGTCGTGCGCGCGGCATCGCCGGACTGGGCGCTCGCCTACGGGCTCGCACTGTGGAGCTGTGCAGCGTGA
- a CDS encoding prepilin peptidase, with translation MIASMMPAAIAATAGTFVAAAIDARTGLIPDAVSRGTALVALALAAASGFSAAAFAGAAAVGGMLLLLHLLTGGRGLGLGDVKLGIAIGVGLGAPLGVFALGAAFIAGGAYAIWLLATNRARRGDAVRFGPFLAAGTLAAVATPPEWLA, from the coding sequence ATGATCGCGTCCATGATGCCGGCAGCGATCGCCGCAACGGCTGGAACGTTCGTCGCGGCTGCTATCGACGCGCGCACCGGCTTGATCCCTGACGCCGTGAGCCGCGGAACCGCGCTCGTTGCGCTGGCGCTCGCCGCCGCGAGCGGTTTTTCAGCCGCAGCGTTCGCCGGCGCGGCGGCCGTCGGCGGGATGCTGCTACTGCTTCATCTGCTCACCGGCGGTCGCGGCCTCGGGCTCGGCGACGTGAAGCTCGGGATCGCGATCGGCGTCGGGCTCGGCGCGCCGCTCGGCGTGTTCGCGCTCGGCGCAGCGTTCATCGCCGGCGGCGCGTACGCGATCTGGCTGCTTGCCACGAACCGCGCGCGCCGGGGCGACGCGGTCCGCTTCGGACCATTCCTCGCCGCCGGAACGCTCGCAGCAGTGGCCACGCCGCCGGAGTGGCTCGCGTGA
- a CDS encoding sulfite exporter TauE/SafE family protein, whose product MIDVSGEGMRAVAMRSPLAYPLVFAAGVVTSIGPCAAPRYVAVAALVNASRAPVRVVVAFVAGLVGAYVLLGAGVGLLGTLWKSAGIVYEVLAVVLGVAGLFTLLRGDGSHHVGSHHGGSHHASNGARRRVSMGGTLLLGASSALVVSPCCTPLVAGIAGLTMTNGGHALAGAALLAIFACGHAMPVFAAGALGSRIAFAMRRLAASHAPSVVAGTLMLALAAYYGALA is encoded by the coding sequence GTGATCGACGTGAGCGGCGAAGGGATGCGCGCCGTCGCGATGCGCTCGCCGCTGGCATACCCGCTGGTGTTCGCGGCGGGCGTCGTGACGAGCATCGGGCCGTGCGCCGCGCCGCGCTACGTCGCGGTGGCGGCGCTGGTCAACGCGTCGCGGGCGCCGGTGCGCGTTGTCGTCGCGTTCGTCGCGGGGCTAGTCGGCGCGTATGTCCTGCTCGGTGCGGGCGTCGGTCTGCTCGGAACGCTATGGAAATCGGCGGGGATCGTCTATGAAGTCCTCGCCGTGGTGCTCGGTGTAGCCGGGTTGTTCACACTGTTGCGCGGAGACGGTTCGCATCACGTCGGCTCGCATCACGGCGGGTCGCACCATGCCTCCAATGGAGCGCGCAGGCGGGTCAGCATGGGCGGGACACTGCTGCTCGGCGCGTCGAGCGCGCTCGTCGTCTCACCGTGCTGCACGCCGCTCGTCGCTGGAATCGCCGGCTTAACGATGACGAACGGCGGCCACGCTCTCGCCGGCGCCGCGCTTCTGGCCATCTTCGCCTGCGGCCACGCGATGCCGGTATTCGCGGCCGGGGCGCTCGGTTCGCGGATCGCGTTCGCGATGCGGCGCCTGGCCGCGTCGCACGCGCCTTCGGTCGTCGCCGGGACGCTGATGCTCGCGCTCGCAGCCTACTATGGAGCACTGGCATGA
- a CDS encoding prepilin-type N-terminal cleavage/methylation domain-containing protein, which produces MERGDERGFTLIELMIVVAIIAILAGILIPNFVNARSQAQTAACESNLRAIATAMELYYADNQVYPTASGAAVQPSLLTVNGVAYLNNTPKDPAAQNGAATYTLTTTQASGGSPASYTIVCPGVHVGSTLAKIPLSGGTSGSVCGTNCTATKVEYVAGQGLQVAP; this is translated from the coding sequence ATGGAGCGCGGGGACGAGCGCGGGTTTACGTTGATTGAGCTGATGATCGTGGTGGCGATCATCGCGATTCTGGCGGGGATTTTAATTCCCAACTTCGTCAACGCGCGGTCGCAGGCGCAGACAGCGGCTTGTGAATCGAACCTGCGGGCGATCGCGACGGCGATGGAGCTGTACTACGCCGACAATCAAGTGTATCCGACGGCGTCCGGCGCCGCGGTGCAGCCGTCGCTGCTGACAGTGAACGGTGTGGCGTATCTCAACAACACACCGAAGGACCCGGCCGCGCAGAACGGCGCCGCGACGTACACGCTCACCACGACGCAGGCGTCCGGCGGCAGTCCGGCGAGCTACACGATCGTCTGTCCGGGCGTGCATGTCGGCTCGACGCTTGCGAAGATTCCGCTTTCCGGCGGAACCAGCGGGAGCGTCTGCGGCACGAACTGCACCGCGACGAAGGTGGAGTACGTCGCCGGCCAGGGACTGCAGGTCGCGCCGTGA